A genomic region of Brevibacillus sp. JNUCC-41 contains the following coding sequences:
- a CDS encoding peptidase, whose product MDMYEEKIRTWLKEHRLNGVQLLQKLVQEPSKRGQEGSAQAIVVEKCRQLGLEIDLWEIGDEHLRKHPHFYCDRRDFKGNPNLVAIKRGTGNGKSLILNGHIDVVPEGDHAAWHDEPYSGKLIDGKVFGRGTTDMKGGNVSLLLAIEAIVESGIQLKGDVIFQSVIEEESGGAGTLAAVIRGYKADGAIIPEPTNMKLFPLQQGSMWFRLRIKGKSAHGGTRYEGVSAIDKAVGVMNEIKLLEQERNESLRHSLYKNVPIPIPINIGSIQSGNWPSSVPDTAVLEGRFGIAPTETMEEAQKSLKERIDALNRTDAWFKEKPIELEWFGARWLPGNLEINHPLMKTIGTYYEKVVGEEPLVEASPWATDGGYLSSVGSTPVVVFGPGETKMAHDSNEYIEVDKMIEVAEIIALTIIEWCGVEQE is encoded by the coding sequence ATGGATATGTATGAGGAAAAAATAAGAACATGGTTAAAGGAACATCGGCTGAATGGGGTTCAGCTTTTGCAAAAACTGGTTCAGGAACCGAGCAAAAGGGGGCAAGAAGGAAGTGCACAAGCAATAGTGGTTGAGAAGTGCAGACAACTTGGACTAGAAATTGATCTTTGGGAAATCGGGGATGAACACTTAAGAAAACATCCCCATTTTTATTGCGACCGCAGGGATTTTAAAGGAAATCCGAACCTTGTGGCTATTAAAAGAGGAACAGGCAATGGGAAATCCCTTATTTTAAACGGGCATATTGATGTAGTTCCTGAAGGAGATCATGCAGCATGGCACGATGAACCATATAGCGGCAAGTTGATAGACGGGAAAGTTTTCGGGCGGGGAACGACGGATATGAAAGGCGGCAATGTATCTTTATTGCTCGCAATCGAAGCGATTGTCGAATCTGGAATCCAATTGAAGGGAGATGTCATATTCCAGAGTGTGATTGAAGAAGAAAGCGGTGGTGCCGGCACACTTGCGGCAGTCATACGGGGGTACAAAGCTGATGGTGCAATCATTCCGGAGCCTACAAATATGAAACTATTCCCTTTACAACAAGGTTCGATGTGGTTTCGACTGAGAATAAAAGGCAAGTCTGCACATGGAGGCACGAGGTATGAAGGAGTCAGTGCAATAGATAAAGCGGTTGGTGTAATGAATGAAATCAAGTTGCTTGAACAAGAACGAAATGAGTCACTCCGTCATTCACTCTATAAAAATGTCCCTATCCCGATTCCAATTAACATAGGTAGCATTCAAAGCGGGAACTGGCCTTCCTCCGTGCCGGATACAGCCGTTCTAGAAGGTAGATTCGGCATCGCCCCGACAGAAACCATGGAAGAGGCACAAAAGTCGCTGAAGGAGCGGATAGATGCTTTAAACCGGACTGATGCATGGTTCAAAGAAAAACCTATTGAATTAGAATGGTTTGGGGCCAGATGGCTGCCTGGCAATCTCGAAATAAATCACCCGCTTATGAAGACAATTGGCACATACTATGAAAAAGTGGTAGGGGAAGAACCGCTTGTCGAAGCGTCCCCTTGGGCGACGGATGGAGGGTATCTTTCATCGGTTGGCTCTACCCCAGTAGTTGTGTTTGGACCAGGGGAAACAAAGATGGCCCATGATTCGAACGAATATATAGAGGTGGACAAAATGATCGAGGTAGCGGAAATCATCGCATTGACCATTATTGAATGGTGTGGGGTGGAACAGGAATAA
- a CDS encoding 3-oxoacid CoA-transferase subunit B has translation MGLAAGDRNRIAKRAAAEISDGMLVNLGIGIPSLVPNHLLNDHKVMFHAENGLVGIGSTPEMGKEDPHLCNAGGLPITIRAGASYCDSTVAFGMIRRGRVDITILGALQVSQAGDLANWIVPGKRVPGMGGAMELAAKAKKVIVLMEHNDKAGMSKLVKKCTLPLTAKKCVHMIITELGVFSVTSEGLLLTDVFDTSSIQEIRNRTEASFTVFENIHILKE, from the coding sequence ATGGGTTTGGCAGCCGGAGATAGAAACAGAATAGCGAAACGGGCAGCAGCAGAAATAAGCGATGGGATGCTTGTCAATTTGGGAATTGGCATTCCATCACTTGTACCGAATCATCTTTTGAATGATCATAAAGTTATGTTTCATGCAGAAAATGGCCTTGTGGGAATTGGCAGTACTCCTGAAATGGGGAAGGAAGATCCGCATCTTTGCAATGCTGGGGGACTGCCGATCACCATTAGAGCCGGTGCTTCTTACTGCGACAGTACTGTTGCATTTGGGATGATACGGCGAGGCAGGGTGGATATCACGATTCTAGGAGCCCTTCAAGTAAGTCAAGCGGGGGACCTCGCTAATTGGATTGTCCCGGGAAAGCGGGTGCCAGGCATGGGCGGTGCAATGGAGCTGGCTGCGAAGGCAAAAAAGGTCATTGTCTTGATGGAACATAACGATAAAGCGGGCATGTCTAAATTAGTCAAAAAATGTACGTTGCCGTTAACTGCCAAGAAATGCGTACATATGATCATCACCGAATTAGGCGTTTTTTCCGTAACTTCGGAGGGCCTTCTATTAACTGATGTATTTGATACGTCCAGCATACAGGAAATCAGGAATCGGACCGAAGCCTCGTTTACCGTCTTTGAAAACATCCATATTTTAAAAGAATGA
- a CDS encoding CoA transferase subunit A: MCRLEDVRHHFKDKQSILFGGFGGIGTPPGLINLILESGIKDLTLIGNDTGFPDIGIGKLVTQRRAKKIIVSHIGSNPNAGLLMNNGELEVEFSPQGTLVERIRAGGMGLGGVLTDIGIDADIVRDGKQTVKIGKKNYLVEPALTADIAIVYAEMADPYGNLIFDKSARNTNPIVAAAGQITIVEAMQIVSLGTLDPEDIIVPGAFVDYIIPSKGVDWKWVWQPEIETE; the protein is encoded by the coding sequence ATTTGTCGTTTGGAGGATGTCCGCCATCACTTTAAAGATAAACAGTCCATCCTGTTTGGGGGATTCGGCGGCATAGGGACGCCTCCGGGATTGATCAACCTGATTTTGGAATCAGGTATTAAGGATTTGACCTTGATTGGGAACGATACAGGTTTCCCCGATATCGGAATCGGAAAACTGGTCACCCAACGCCGTGCGAAGAAAATCATCGTTTCCCATATCGGTTCGAATCCCAATGCAGGACTATTAATGAACAATGGAGAACTCGAAGTGGAGTTCTCTCCGCAAGGGACACTTGTCGAACGCATCCGGGCCGGAGGGATGGGACTCGGCGGGGTATTGACTGATATTGGAATTGACGCCGATATCGTCCGGGACGGCAAGCAAACCGTCAAGATAGGTAAGAAAAATTATCTGGTGGAACCGGCATTAACTGCGGATATCGCCATTGTTTACGCAGAAATGGCAGATCCTTATGGAAATCTTATATTTGATAAAAGTGCCAGGAACACGAATCCAATCGTTGCTGCGGCCGGTCAAATCACTATAGTCGAAGCCATGCAAATCGTTTCGCTTGGCACTTTGGATCCAGAGGACATCATTGTACCCGGTGCCTTTGTGGATTATATCATTCCATCAAAAGGAGTCGATTGGAAATGGGTTTGGCAGCCGGAGATAGAAACAGAATAG
- a CDS encoding aspartate aminotransferase family protein, producing MEQSSLIKPVLGGAYPTISHGQGVFLYDKDGKEYLDASSGAVTANIGHGVQEIIEAMIKQAKQVSFVYRSQFTSDAAEKLAGKIAELTKGELTYSFFVNSGSEATETALKIAIQHWQEKGKPKKQKIISRWMSYHGITMGALSMSGHPIRRERFTPMLESYPSVSPPYCYRCPLQLDPHTCGMSCASELEASIRRIGSENIAAFIAEPVIGAAGGAIVPPDGYFRKLKKICEENEILFIADEVMTGFGRTGKMLASEYWNVEPDIVTFGKGMSGGYTPIAAAVMTKNVMEPIMKGSKSIIGGHTLSANPLSCAVSLAVLEYVERNELVEKSADRGNYLIRGLKKLAGKYSFIGDIRGRGLLIGIEFVQNKATKAPFPKEADVTNEIIELGMRNGILLYPAAAGLDGVTGSAIIISPPLTISEEECAELLMRVDITFRQFKESIGKRPLQQGSES from the coding sequence ATGGAGCAGTCTTCATTGATCAAACCGGTCCTGGGAGGAGCCTACCCGACTATCAGTCATGGTCAGGGAGTGTTTTTATACGACAAAGATGGAAAGGAATACCTTGATGCTTCTTCCGGTGCAGTTACAGCCAATATTGGCCATGGAGTCCAGGAAATCATTGAAGCGATGATAAAACAGGCTAAACAGGTTTCATTTGTGTATCGTTCCCAATTTACCAGCGATGCTGCGGAGAAACTTGCCGGAAAAATTGCGGAATTGACCAAAGGGGAACTGACATACAGCTTTTTTGTAAACAGCGGCTCCGAAGCGACTGAAACGGCATTGAAAATTGCCATCCAGCATTGGCAGGAAAAAGGGAAGCCCAAGAAACAAAAAATCATATCGAGATGGATGAGCTACCATGGCATCACGATGGGAGCTCTTTCAATGTCTGGACATCCGATACGCCGGGAAAGATTTACTCCTATGCTTGAATCATATCCTTCTGTATCTCCTCCATATTGTTACCGATGTCCACTTCAACTTGATCCACATACGTGTGGAATGTCCTGTGCTTCGGAATTGGAAGCATCAATCCGGCGGATTGGCAGTGAAAATATAGCGGCTTTCATTGCAGAACCTGTTATCGGCGCAGCCGGAGGGGCCATTGTTCCTCCTGATGGCTATTTTCGGAAACTCAAGAAAATCTGCGAAGAGAATGAAATTTTATTCATTGCGGATGAAGTAATGACCGGATTTGGACGCACCGGTAAGATGCTTGCTTCTGAATATTGGAATGTGGAGCCTGATATCGTAACATTTGGTAAAGGTATGAGCGGAGGGTATACACCGATCGCGGCCGCAGTAATGACCAAAAACGTGATGGAGCCCATAATGAAAGGGTCGAAGTCAATTATAGGAGGCCATACTCTAAGTGCAAACCCGTTATCGTGTGCGGTATCTTTGGCCGTTTTAGAATATGTCGAAAGGAATGAACTTGTCGAAAAATCAGCCGACAGAGGGAATTACCTGATTAGGGGCCTGAAAAAGTTGGCAGGGAAGTATTCCTTTATCGGTGATATACGCGGGAGAGGTTTATTGATTGGCATCGAATTTGTCCAGAATAAAGCAACGAAGGCCCCATTTCCGAAGGAGGCAGACGTGACTAATGAAATCATTGAATTGGGAATGAGGAATGGAATACTTCTTTATCCCGCAGCTGCAGGCCTTGACGGTGTAACAGGGTCAGCGATCATCATCTCCCCGCCGTTAACGATATCGGAAGAGGAGTGTGCTGAACTGTTAATGAGGGTCGATATAACTTTTAGACAATTTAAAGAATCGATAGGTAAACGGCCATTACAACAAGGAAGTGAGTCATAG
- a CDS encoding S66 peptidase family protein, with protein MKPSRLKAGDEIRVIAPSRSLAIVKGEQRRLAEERLTELGFKVTYGETVLFHDDFFSNSIEDRIEDLHDAFRDPNVKGIFTAIGGYNANQLLRYIDYDLIKENPKVLMGYSDITAILLAIYNKTGLTTYSGPHFSTFGMKAGLEYTIEYFKKAVIESEGFYLDPSETWSDDSWHLEQDDRTFHPNAGYMVIQEGEAAGTIIGGNLCTLNLLQGTEYMPSLKDSILFIEDDEESHPFSFDRDLQSLLHQPGASGIKGIVIGRFQKDSGMTEYALQEIIAAKKEINGIPVIANANFGHVHPFVTVPVGSEAVMKVKNGKATIQIHP; from the coding sequence ATGAAACCTTCCCGTTTAAAAGCAGGGGATGAAATACGCGTAATCGCTCCTTCAAGAAGCTTGGCGATTGTCAAAGGGGAACAACGCAGATTGGCAGAAGAAAGATTGACTGAGCTTGGTTTTAAAGTGACGTATGGTGAAACGGTTTTGTTCCATGATGACTTTTTCTCGAATTCGATCGAAGACCGGATCGAGGATTTGCATGATGCGTTTAGGGATCCGAATGTGAAGGGGATTTTTACAGCCATCGGGGGATATAATGCTAACCAATTGTTACGGTATATCGACTATGATTTGATTAAGGAAAATCCAAAAGTGTTGATGGGGTATAGTGATATAACTGCAATTTTATTGGCCATATATAATAAAACAGGCTTAACTACATATTCAGGTCCTCATTTCTCGACGTTCGGGATGAAGGCTGGTCTGGAATATACGATTGAATATTTTAAAAAGGCTGTAATTGAAAGTGAAGGCTTTTATCTTGATCCAAGTGAAACGTGGAGTGATGATTCATGGCATTTAGAACAGGATGACCGCACCTTCCACCCGAATGCTGGATACATGGTCATTCAGGAAGGTGAAGCTGCTGGGACAATCATTGGGGGAAATCTTTGTACACTCAATCTATTACAAGGTACAGAGTACATGCCCTCTTTAAAGGACAGTATTCTTTTCATAGAAGATGACGAAGAAAGCCACCCATTCAGTTTTGACCGGGATTTACAATCCTTGCTCCATCAGCCAGGTGCAAGTGGGATTAAAGGAATCGTCATCGGCCGTTTCCAAAAGGATTCAGGAATGACGGAATATGCGTTGCAGGAAATCATCGCCGCCAAAAAGGAGATAAATGGCATACCCGTGATCGCTAATGCCAACTTTGGTCATGTTCATCCATTTGTAACGGTGCCGGTTGGTTCAGAGGCAGTAATGAAGGTGAAGAACGGAAAAGCGACGATCCAAATCCATCCATGA
- a CDS encoding YjcZ family sporulation protein → MYGYGGNVAGPGYGYGGGGYGYGGGCCGFGSGFALIVVLFILLIIIGASFCC, encoded by the coding sequence ATGTACGGATATGGTGGAAATGTTGCAGGACCAGGGTACGGTTATGGTGGAGGTGGATACGGATACGGCGGCGGTTGCTGCGGATTTGGATCAGGTTTCGCATTAATCGTTGTCTTGTTCATTCTATTGATCATCATCGGCGCTTCATTCTGCTGCTAA
- a CDS encoding SGNH/GDSL hydrolase family protein translates to MKTNAKSFIPFAAIATILLISYILQKVPKTYGSDDSINVYQKFQSGQPIQYLVIGDSIGRGSGAENPNLTWFKQLENKMNDANDIPLHGDYVVQSGSTAFEGLFKLSQRREHDHKDLIFFVFGENDRKYMNVDDFTMTYEALMRKAKRLHPNAELFTITESSLKYEEFASAIGLLSKHYGATNVDMRPIFKNSGYTEKQLTRDLIHPNGLGYKLYADAIYERFLDNIKQEKAVAGLPSKLHARSEFELSEIDHYEKMSGFRPRGGYFTSSEKGSVIEYTFKGSMLGVKLLRSPDGGEVNVWIDGNEITTLNTWWPFARERYLFVTNGLRPGSHTVRFEVTGRTKAMELTTIPFVRIASIITD, encoded by the coding sequence TTGAAAACGAACGCAAAATCCTTCATCCCTTTCGCTGCAATTGCCACGATCCTTCTAATCAGCTATATCCTTCAAAAAGTCCCAAAAACTTATGGATCAGATGATTCGATAAATGTTTATCAAAAATTCCAATCAGGCCAGCCCATTCAGTATCTTGTCATTGGTGACAGTATCGGAAGAGGGTCCGGAGCTGAAAATCCTAATCTAACATGGTTCAAACAGTTGGAAAATAAGATGAATGATGCCAATGATATACCTTTACACGGTGATTATGTGGTCCAAAGCGGATCCACTGCTTTTGAAGGGCTATTCAAGCTCTCCCAAAGAAGGGAGCATGATCATAAAGATCTGATTTTCTTCGTTTTTGGTGAAAATGACCGCAAATATATGAATGTCGATGATTTTACCATGACATATGAAGCGTTAATGAGGAAGGCAAAACGCCTCCACCCTAATGCTGAATTATTCACAATAACAGAGAGTTCCTTGAAATATGAAGAATTTGCTTCAGCGATCGGACTTTTATCCAAACACTACGGTGCAACGAATGTGGATATGCGACCAATATTCAAAAATTCAGGATATACGGAAAAACAGCTGACCAGAGATTTGATTCATCCAAATGGGCTTGGTTATAAATTATATGCTGATGCTATTTATGAACGGTTCCTTGATAACATCAAACAGGAAAAGGCTGTAGCAGGCCTTCCATCTAAGCTGCATGCCCGTTCTGAATTTGAATTATCGGAAATTGACCACTATGAAAAAATGAGCGGGTTCCGTCCAAGGGGCGGCTATTTCACTAGCAGTGAAAAGGGCAGTGTGATTGAATATACCTTCAAAGGGAGTATGCTTGGTGTGAAACTGCTTAGAAGTCCTGATGGCGGGGAAGTGAATGTATGGATCGACGGAAATGAAATCACGACTTTGAATACGTGGTGGCCATTTGCCCGTGAAAGATATTTATTTGTCACAAATGGGCTCCGTCCCGGTTCACATACTGTCCGGTTTGAGGTGACTGGCAGGACTAAGGCAATGGAACTTACCACCATTCCATTTGTCCGGATCGCATCAATCATCACGGATTGA
- the msrB gene encoding peptide-methionine (R)-S-oxide reductase MsrB has translation MKSKEELKKKLTPIQYEVTQNNGTEPAFNNEYWNMKEEGLYVDIVSGNPLFTSKEKFDSGCGWPSFTKPLKEEEVVENLDTSYGMRRIEVRSKTADSHLGHVFNDGPGPSGLRYCINSASLRFIPLQDLEREGYGEYKKLFD, from the coding sequence ATGAAAAGTAAAGAAGAATTAAAAAAGAAACTCACTCCGATTCAATATGAAGTTACACAAAATAATGGAACGGAACCCGCCTTTAACAATGAATATTGGAACATGAAGGAGGAAGGATTATATGTGGATATCGTTTCAGGTAATCCTCTTTTCACTTCAAAGGAAAAGTTCGATTCAGGCTGCGGTTGGCCAAGCTTCACTAAACCGCTTAAAGAAGAGGAAGTGGTGGAAAACCTCGATACGAGTTATGGTATGAGAAGGATCGAAGTTCGCTCAAAAACGGCCGATTCCCATCTGGGGCATGTTTTCAATGATGGACCGGGACCATCGGGCTTACGTTATTGCATCAATTCTGCTTCATTAAGGTTCATCCCGCTCCAAGATCTTGAAAGAGAAGGATACGGAGAATACAAAAAGCTTTTTGATTGA
- the msrA gene encoding peptide-methionine (S)-S-oxide reductase MsrA produces the protein MVKPFDEQPGIESVISGYTGGTTKNPTYKEVCSETTGHYEAVQITFDPSVYPYEKIIELFWQQIDPTDAGGQFYDRGSSYQTAIFYHDENQREIAEASKAKLQASGKFSGSIVTPIIPAKTFYPAETYHQHYYKKQPEHYERYSIGSGRKAFIQHHWGEKNEK, from the coding sequence ATGGTGAAACCGTTCGATGAACAGCCTGGCATCGAATCCGTTATCTCAGGCTATACAGGCGGGACTACGAAAAATCCCACATACAAAGAAGTTTGTTCTGAAACCACGGGACATTATGAAGCCGTTCAGATCACCTTTGATCCAAGCGTATATCCATATGAGAAGATTATCGAGTTGTTTTGGCAGCAAATTGACCCGACAGATGCTGGCGGGCAATTTTATGACCGGGGAAGTTCCTATCAAACGGCGATTTTTTATCATGACGAAAACCAACGTGAAATTGCAGAAGCATCCAAAGCCAAGCTGCAGGCGAGCGGGAAATTTTCTGGATCGATCGTAACTCCGATAATACCAGCCAAAACATTCTATCCGGCTGAGACATACCACCAGCATTATTATAAAAAGCAACCTGAGCATTATGAAAGATATTCGATCGGCTCAGGACGCAAAGCATTCATACAACATCACTGGGGGGAAAAAAATGAAAAGTAA
- a CDS encoding DUF4397 domain-containing protein codes for MSDKQSYSQKSVTYDLLSSYNKNSDPQFQDYYYHKHLKNLEKATKQLGFAQLDITLPAQVRFLHAVPTAPSFDVYANEMLILKSFSYKENNGYLPLPPGKHQLDIYLSSQSTLPLLSRKLALESGSSYTIALAPPQANESLKMLSFEDNPFVPPNEAKVRFIQLSHDLLSVDIAVKDGDVVFDQLHFRKASEYLNIHPMIIDFEVRISGTKEIALPLPNKAFQDNTPSTIYIIGSNRESSSLESLMLSP; via the coding sequence ATGAGCGATAAACAATCATATTCACAAAAATCGGTAACATATGATTTACTATCGTCTTATAATAAAAACAGCGATCCGCAATTCCAAGATTATTATTACCATAAGCATTTGAAAAATCTCGAAAAAGCAACAAAACAATTGGGATTTGCACAACTGGATATCACACTGCCGGCACAAGTTCGCTTTTTACACGCTGTCCCGACAGCTCCCTCATTTGATGTTTATGCAAATGAAATGCTTATCCTCAAAAGTTTCTCATATAAAGAGAACAATGGTTATTTACCACTGCCTCCTGGCAAGCACCAATTGGATATATACCTCAGCAGCCAAAGCACCTTACCTCTTTTAAGCCGTAAATTGGCCCTCGAAAGCGGGAGCTCCTATACCATTGCTCTAGCGCCTCCACAGGCTAATGAATCGTTGAAAATGTTATCTTTCGAGGATAATCCATTTGTTCCTCCGAATGAAGCGAAGGTTCGATTCATCCAGCTTTCACATGATTTACTCTCGGTGGATATTGCCGTCAAAGATGGAGATGTCGTTTTTGATCAACTCCATTTCAGGAAAGCAAGCGAATATCTTAATATTCATCCAATGATAATTGACTTTGAAGTGAGGATATCGGGAACAAAAGAGATCGCACTCCCTTTGCCAAACAAGGCTTTCCAAGATAATACACCATCCACCATTTATATAATCGGATCGAATCGGGAATCATCTTCACTAGAATCCCTAATGCTCTCTCCATAA
- a CDS encoding YpmS family protein, with translation MTNVKWKTLFISLLALNILVILFVTILVNLPTKDKELIPKVSHEEDIQFQVHTNREDLTRLINQYLDKEGLTGSIHYEVYLTDEVELYGTMPFFNREVEMKLTFEPIAQKNGDLILKQKSIAVGKMNLPVSYVMNLINERYSMPDWVSISPNDESIYVSLQDMELKSDIRVKAKEFDLENDDISFLLTIPSSLQ, from the coding sequence ATGACAAATGTCAAATGGAAGACTTTGTTTATTTCCCTATTAGCCCTAAACATCCTGGTCATCCTGTTTGTAACGATTTTAGTTAATCTGCCGACTAAAGATAAAGAGCTGATACCGAAAGTAAGCCATGAAGAAGATATCCAATTTCAAGTTCACACGAATCGGGAAGATTTGACGAGATTAATCAACCAGTATTTGGATAAAGAAGGGCTCACGGGATCCATTCACTATGAAGTGTATTTGACGGATGAAGTTGAGTTATATGGAACGATGCCATTTTTCAACCGTGAAGTGGAAATGAAATTGACTTTTGAACCAATTGCCCAAAAAAATGGGGATTTGATCTTAAAGCAAAAATCAATTGCAGTCGGAAAAATGAACCTTCCTGTTTCATATGTAATGAATTTAATAAATGAGCGTTATAGCATGCCGGATTGGGTTAGCATCAGTCCCAATGACGAAAGTATTTATGTGTCATTACAGGATATGGAACTGAAAAGTGATATTAGGGTGAAGGCGAAAGAATTCGACCTTGAAAATGATGACATTTCATTTTTATTGACCATCCCATCATCTTTACAGTGA
- a CDS encoding SGNH/GDSL hydrolase family protein translates to MRYRITCLFICLVWISGCGQSETASNQPSVQQKSIVELSKKETIPASFFPDPVKIVSIGDSLTQGVGDSKDNGGYLPYLQNKLEKEPSITSVEMINHGIRGNRTDQLLKRLDKARIKEDIKQADSVVVTIGGNDIMKVFKQNFSDLELNQFDSAKIGYEKRLRQILDKVRSENDHAQIYLVGVYNPFSKWFADFYELDMIMNDWNESGKEIIEEYDSAYFIEIADIFENSEEDLLYAEDYFHPNDRGYELIATRIYNDMDITTIGKDTLEASAKGDDDQE, encoded by the coding sequence ATGAGGTACAGAATCACCTGTCTTTTCATATGCTTAGTTTGGATCTCGGGCTGCGGCCAAAGTGAAACAGCCTCAAATCAGCCATCTGTTCAGCAGAAAAGCATAGTTGAGCTGAGTAAAAAGGAAACCATTCCTGCCAGCTTTTTTCCGGACCCTGTGAAAATCGTATCGATTGGCGATTCCTTGACTCAAGGTGTCGGCGATAGTAAAGATAATGGCGGCTATCTGCCTTATTTACAAAATAAGCTGGAAAAAGAACCATCGATTACTTCCGTTGAGATGATTAATCATGGCATACGTGGAAATAGGACCGACCAACTATTGAAAAGACTGGATAAAGCTAGGATTAAAGAAGACATAAAGCAAGCTGATTCGGTTGTCGTCACGATCGGTGGAAATGATATCATGAAGGTCTTTAAGCAGAATTTCTCGGACTTGGAACTGAATCAGTTTGATTCTGCGAAAATAGGGTATGAAAAAAGATTAAGGCAGATACTTGATAAGGTTCGTTCCGAAAATGATCATGCGCAAATTTATCTTGTGGGCGTCTATAATCCATTTTCCAAATGGTTCGCAGATTTTTACGAACTTGATATGATCATGAATGATTGGAATGAAAGCGGGAAAGAGATTATCGAAGAATATGATTCAGCCTATTTTATTGAAATAGCAGACATTTTCGAGAATTCCGAAGAAGATTTGCTGTATGCCGAGGATTATTTTCACCCAAATGACCGCGGTTATGAATTAATCGCGACAAGAATTTATAATGATATGGATATTACCACTATCGGAAAGGACACATTGGAAGCGAGTGCCAAAGGAGATGATGACCAAGAATGA
- a CDS encoding SCO family protein, with protein sequence MRKLHLLMAAMGASIFLLLAACGSNGVPDAKNWDLEDFSYIDQEGKPFSKSDLKGKVWVADFIFTSCETVCLPMTSNMTKLQQQLKDEGITDVEFVSFSVDPEIDKPDVLKRYGDQFNVDYGNWHFLTGYGQEEIEQFALDNFKTIVKKPEAEDQVIHGTSFFLIDQEGKIIMDYTGLQDIPFDEIIKHIKILQNY encoded by the coding sequence ATGAGAAAGCTGCATTTGCTTATGGCAGCTATGGGAGCATCAATTTTTTTGCTGTTGGCAGCATGCGGTTCCAATGGTGTACCTGATGCTAAAAATTGGGACCTTGAAGATTTCAGTTACATTGATCAGGAGGGTAAACCTTTCTCAAAAAGCGATCTAAAAGGAAAGGTTTGGGTAGCGGATTTTATATTCACAAGCTGCGAGACTGTCTGCCTCCCCATGACTTCTAATATGACGAAGCTTCAGCAGCAATTGAAGGATGAAGGTATTACGGATGTTGAGTTCGTTTCATTTTCCGTGGACCCGGAAATTGACAAACCTGATGTTTTAAAAAGGTATGGCGACCAATTTAATGTAGATTACGGAAATTGGCACTTTCTGACCGGTTATGGTCAGGAAGAAATCGAGCAGTTTGCATTGGATAACTTTAAAACGATCGTCAAAAAACCTGAAGCAGAAGATCAGGTGATTCATGGGACCAGCTTTTTTCTAATTGATCAAGAAGGAAAGATCATCATGGATTATACAGGTCTGCAAGATATTCCCTTTGATGAAATCATTAAGCATATTAAAATTTTACAGAATTATTGA